The sequence below is a genomic window from Marinitoga hydrogenitolerans DSM 16785.
GGCATATAAACATCCTCCAATCAACCAAAAATTTTTTAACATTTATTTTACCATATATTCTTATGAAAAGTCAAAGAGTTATTAGCCAAATTATAAGATATTATTTTAATTTTTCAGCTAATTTTTTTAGTTGATCCACAATTTCTTCAAAAGTTGGCCTTTCAAACGTACCCTGTTTTAAAAACGCATTAATATTTTCAATTTCTCTCTTAGCGATATCAATTTTCTTATTTGTTCCTTCTTTATATGCACCAACTTCGATTAAATCTTTCGCATCATTATATGTAGCCATTATATCTCTAACAATATATGCAGCATCTAAATGCTCAGAAGAAACAACAGCAGACATTAACCTACTGATACTTGCTAAAACATCTATAGCAGGATAATGAGATGATTCTGCTAATCTTCTTGATAAAATAATATGTCCATCAACAATACCTCTAACGGTATCAGAAATAGGTTCATTAAAATCATCACCTTCAACAAGCACAGTATATATAGCGGTTATACTCCCTTTATCAGAATTACCAGCTCTTTCTAATATTTTTGGTAAATCGGCAAAAACACTAGGTGTATAACCTCTTGTTGCTGGTGGTTCGCCAATAGACAGGCCTATTTCTCTTTGTGCCATAGCCCAACGAGTTAATGAATCAACCATTAACATTACATTATATCCCATATCCCTAAAAAATTCAGCTATTGTTGTAGCACTGAGTAAAGCTTTTGTTCTCATTAATGCCGGTTGATCTGAAGTTGAAACAACAACAACAGAACGTCTTAGTCCTTCCTCTCCTAAATCTCTTTCAATAAATTCTCTAACTTCTCTTCCACGTTCCCCGATTAATGAAAT
It includes:
- the fliI gene encoding flagellar protein export ATPase FliI is translated as MKDYNEIYENINRKIQTIDLFSLEGIVDRITGVVIESKGPDVSLGDLCSITLRNGNTALCEVVGFIGNKVLLMPFEDIHGLYVGAKVKRLNRKVSIGITQNLLGRVLDGIGRPIDGKSLSVDKYRSIYSPPPNPLIRRKIEEPLSVGVKAIDGLITLGKGQRIGIFAGSGVGKSTLLGMIARNTSADINVISLIGERGREVREFIERDLGEEGLRRSVVVVSTSDQPALMRTKALLSATTIAEFFRDMGYNVMLMVDSLTRWAMAQREIGLSIGEPPATRGYTPSVFADLPKILERAGNSDKGSITAIYTVLVEGDDFNEPISDTVRGIVDGHIILSRRLAESSHYPAIDVLASISRLMSAVVSSEHLDAAYIVRDIMATYNDAKDLIEVGAYKEGTNKKIDIAKREIENINAFLKQGTFERPTFEEIVDQLKKLAEKLK